One Paraburkholderia phytofirmans OLGA172 genomic window carries:
- a CDS encoding AzlD domain-containing protein, which translates to MNYVVLILGMAIITWVIRAAVFVLGDRLVFPPLVRTALGFVPVTVLTAIIVPMAVSPHGTSAELTWRNPQLVGALAAVAVSALTRRPLLTIAVGLTVFFVWQGVVLK; encoded by the coding sequence ATGAACTACGTCGTTCTGATCCTCGGCATGGCCATCATTACGTGGGTGATCCGCGCCGCCGTCTTCGTGCTCGGCGACCGGCTGGTGTTCCCGCCGCTCGTGCGCACCGCGCTTGGTTTCGTACCCGTTACTGTGCTAACCGCGATTATCGTCCCGATGGCGGTCTCGCCGCACGGCACCAGTGCCGAATTGACCTGGCGCAATCCGCAACTGGTCGGGGCGCTGGCGGCCGTCGCGGTCAGCGCGCTGACGCGGCGGCCACTCCTGACCATTGCGGTCGGCCTGACGGTCTTTTTTGTCTGGCAAGGCGTCGTGCTCAAATAG
- a CDS encoding DUF4088 family protein: MGQITLKLKDETIATLRKDFDAFLRVSLKLDPQFATPSFEDFLRAKLLDNIVPLTEHAVQRMLQGGQYAWAKRTLDKEFPDVVAILMRQAEEFGFGFAARSEWTPEELAKQCRDWAAAIVKEAEGDAALIDPLAAQIKGAAQDIQALEEVMQTPAWRLVESLRQRVYEAKVACETGVGSSAREKLGELRGLLRLGISHGSFQKQEAQQIMEYLRLLKPEIFVEEPYDVFSRLAAWLRNFFVPPRPAPQQQQRQ, from the coding sequence ATGGGTCAAATCACCCTCAAGCTCAAAGACGAGACCATTGCGACGCTGCGCAAGGACTTCGACGCTTTTTTGCGGGTTTCGCTGAAGCTCGATCCGCAGTTCGCGACGCCGTCGTTTGAGGACTTTTTGCGCGCCAAGCTGCTCGACAATATCGTGCCGCTGACAGAACATGCGGTTCAGCGAATGTTGCAAGGTGGTCAGTACGCGTGGGCGAAACGCACGCTAGACAAGGAATTCCCGGACGTCGTGGCGATTCTGATGCGGCAGGCGGAAGAATTCGGTTTCGGCTTTGCGGCCCGCTCGGAATGGACGCCGGAAGAGCTCGCCAAGCAGTGCCGCGACTGGGCGGCGGCCATCGTCAAGGAAGCGGAAGGCGACGCTGCGCTGATCGATCCGCTTGCGGCGCAGATCAAGGGCGCGGCGCAGGACATCCAGGCGCTCGAGGAAGTCATGCAGACGCCGGCCTGGCGTCTGGTGGAATCACTGCGTCAACGCGTCTACGAAGCCAAAGTGGCATGTGAAACCGGTGTGGGCAGCTCCGCGCGCGAAAAGCTCGGCGAACTGCGCGGCCTGTTGCGCCTGGGGATTTCGCACGGCTCGTTCCAGAAGCAGGAAGCGCAGCAGATCATGGAGTACCTGCGCTTGCTGAAGCCGGAGATTTTCGTCGAAGAACCGTATGACGTGTTCTCACGTCTCGCCGCATGGCTGCGCAATTTCTTCGTGCCGCCGCGTCCGGCTCCACAACAGCAGCAACGGCAGTAG
- a CDS encoding RNA-binding S4 domain-containing protein, producing MPNLDFTLTGDYVELHNLLKITGLADSGGSAKMMVADGAVTVDGRVETRKTCKIRAGQVVLFGDTRIAVHEA from the coding sequence ATGCCCAACCTCGATTTCACACTGACCGGCGACTACGTCGAACTGCACAATCTCCTGAAGATAACGGGGCTCGCGGACAGCGGCGGGTCGGCAAAAATGATGGTCGCGGACGGCGCGGTGACCGTCGACGGCCGGGTCGAGACGCGTAAGACCTGCAAAATTCGCGCGGGTCAGGTCGTGCTGTTCGGCGATACGCGAATCGCAGTGCACGAGGCTTGA
- a CDS encoding MATE family efflux transporter, translating to MTQSGFTRVAARPPTLSRHAADTARLAAPLAIAQLSQMAMGVTDTILLGSLGPDALAAGGLGANLFFVVVTLLQGVLTSVSVSVSHARGAQDEGRVPHIYWTGLVLSVLLSVPAFFLLSFATPILLAFGEPTLLAHNVGEYAAVLRWGSLGSLIGVGLMRSFLPAIGAAKRLLWVSLVSVFVNGFLNYGLIHGVYGLPRLGFLGSAAATSITVWLSALVLMALLHLRPRYKHFVVATRPNVPLMGELFGIGWPVAITYGVESTLFLATGLMVGLLGESQLAAHQIALNVASVAFMVPLAIGQAANVRVGYWSGAGQPLAARHAGFVALALGIGFMTLSGIVLIAAPHWIVGLYLHLDDPANAATVALASSLLGVAAIFQIVDGMQTVGSGCLRGLKDTRVPMIAATFGYWVIGFPTGYVLAFHFGLGARGLWWGLAAGLASVALLMTLRFHKLSLRRVPVTPGAAPDSA from the coding sequence ATGACTCAATCCGGCTTCACCCGGGTGGCCGCCCGACCGCCGACCCTGTCCCGCCACGCGGCCGACACCGCTCGGCTCGCGGCCCCGCTCGCCATTGCGCAACTTTCGCAAATGGCGATGGGCGTCACCGACACGATCCTGCTCGGCTCGCTCGGCCCCGACGCGCTCGCCGCCGGCGGCCTCGGCGCCAACCTGTTCTTCGTCGTGGTCACGCTATTGCAGGGCGTGCTCACCTCCGTCAGCGTGAGCGTCTCGCATGCGCGCGGCGCGCAGGACGAGGGCCGTGTGCCGCATATCTATTGGACCGGCCTGGTGCTGTCGGTACTGCTGTCGGTGCCCGCGTTCTTCCTGCTGTCGTTCGCTACACCGATCCTGCTGGCGTTCGGCGAACCCACGCTGCTTGCGCACAATGTCGGCGAATACGCGGCGGTGCTGCGCTGGGGCTCGCTCGGCAGCCTGATCGGCGTCGGCCTGATGCGCTCGTTCCTGCCGGCCATCGGCGCCGCCAAGCGGCTCCTGTGGGTGTCGCTCGTCAGCGTGTTCGTCAACGGTTTTCTCAACTACGGGCTGATTCACGGCGTCTACGGACTGCCCCGCCTCGGCTTTCTCGGTTCGGCGGCGGCCACCTCGATCACTGTGTGGCTGAGCGCGCTCGTGCTGATGGCCTTGTTGCATCTGCGGCCACGCTATAAACACTTCGTTGTCGCGACACGGCCGAACGTGCCGTTGATGGGCGAGTTGTTCGGCATCGGCTGGCCGGTCGCGATCACCTACGGCGTCGAGTCGACCCTGTTCCTCGCCACCGGCCTGATGGTCGGCCTGCTCGGCGAATCGCAACTGGCCGCGCATCAGATCGCATTGAATGTCGCTTCGGTAGCCTTCATGGTGCCGCTCGCGATCGGCCAGGCGGCCAATGTGCGGGTCGGTTACTGGTCCGGCGCCGGCCAGCCGCTCGCCGCGCGCCACGCAGGTTTCGTCGCGCTCGCGCTCGGCATCGGCTTCATGACGCTGTCGGGCATTGTGCTGATCGCCGCGCCGCACTGGATCGTAGGCCTCTATCTGCACCTCGACGACCCCGCTAACGCAGCCACGGTCGCCCTGGCGAGCTCGCTGCTCGGCGTGGCCGCGATCTTCCAGATCGTCGACGGCATGCAGACGGTCGGCTCAGGCTGCCTGCGCGGGCTGAAGGACACGCGCGTGCCGATGATCGCCGCGACCTTCGGGTACTGGGTCATCGGCTTTCCGACCGGTTACGTGCTGGCATTCCACTTCGGGCTGGGCGCACGCGGTTTGTGGTGGGGACTCGCGGCCGGTCTCGCGAGCGTTGCGCTGCTGATGACGCTGCGCTTTCACAAACTGAGCTTGCGACGCGTGCCAGTCACACCCGGCGCGGCACCTGATTCCGCTTAG
- a CDS encoding phospholipase D family protein, with amino-acid sequence MEVPLRDWGTARHFFLLCCATAFLTACATKPPATAFDRPVTHALPVTETTPLHTALAPLEAAHPDESGFRLLSSGTDALQMRIALARAATKTLDMQYYIANEDTTGKLLLGAALYAADHGVKVRMLVDDLNFKDIDRTMAGLNSHDNIDIRVFNPFGSAQEGMFERTTNVFTQIGHFTRRMHNKSMIADNQLAIVGGRNLGDEYFSASETLQFRDLDVLAAGPIAADVSASFDDYWNSSIAYPLRVLNKQKFDAKELDQTRDDLRQHWRTNADPYNAKPLNATPLASQIAQDQLGLTWAPAEFKADLPEKIEHPSPDYVSPPMQRLAELMRDAQKDFLVISPYFVLHEAGVKAAGELTHRGVRIAVLTNSLAATDAVAVQAGYSPFRVPLLQQGVELYEFKPQQSVPSTGFAGSGSRTSLHAKTYVIDRKILVIGSMNLDPRSANLNTEQTLVIHSPVLAEQVARIFERAIAPEASYHVTLADPAQLAYLRSIGAPLSPLVWTDVEDGARRTYIFDPQAGFYRNALTGLFSLLPVNAEL; translated from the coding sequence ATGGAAGTCCCCTTGCGGGACTGGGGGACGGCGAGACATTTCTTCCTGCTGTGCTGCGCAACGGCATTTTTAACCGCTTGCGCCACCAAACCTCCCGCCACCGCATTCGACCGTCCGGTCACCCACGCACTGCCCGTCACTGAAACAACGCCGCTTCACACGGCCCTCGCGCCGCTCGAAGCCGCGCATCCGGACGAGTCCGGTTTCCGGCTCCTATCGAGCGGCACCGACGCCTTGCAGATGCGCATCGCGCTCGCGCGCGCGGCAACAAAAACCCTCGACATGCAGTACTACATTGCCAATGAGGACACCACCGGCAAATTGCTGCTCGGCGCCGCGCTCTATGCGGCCGACCATGGTGTGAAAGTGCGCATGCTGGTCGACGATCTGAACTTCAAGGACATCGACCGTACGATGGCAGGTCTGAACTCGCACGACAATATCGATATCCGCGTCTTCAATCCGTTCGGCAGCGCGCAGGAAGGCATGTTCGAACGCACCACCAACGTGTTCACGCAGATCGGCCATTTCACCCGCCGCATGCACAACAAGTCGATGATCGCCGACAACCAGTTGGCCATCGTCGGCGGCCGCAACCTCGGCGACGAATATTTCAGCGCCAGCGAAACGCTGCAGTTCCGCGACCTTGACGTGCTAGCCGCCGGCCCAATTGCCGCCGACGTCTCCGCCAGTTTCGACGACTACTGGAACAGCAGCATCGCCTATCCGCTGCGGGTGCTGAACAAACAGAAATTCGATGCGAAGGAGCTCGACCAGACGCGCGACGATTTACGCCAGCACTGGCGCACCAACGCCGATCCGTACAACGCGAAGCCGCTGAACGCTACCCCGCTCGCCTCGCAGATTGCCCAGGATCAACTCGGCTTGACATGGGCGCCGGCCGAATTCAAGGCGGACCTGCCGGAGAAAATCGAACATCCGTCGCCGGACTACGTCAGCCCGCCGATGCAGCGACTCGCCGAACTGATGCGCGACGCGCAGAAAGATTTTCTGGTCATTTCGCCCTACTTTGTGCTGCACGAGGCCGGTGTCAAAGCGGCCGGCGAACTGACGCATCGTGGCGTACGGATCGCCGTGCTGACCAACTCGCTCGCGGCAACCGACGCGGTGGCCGTGCAAGCCGGCTATAGCCCCTTCCGCGTGCCGCTGTTACAGCAAGGCGTGGAGTTGTACGAATTCAAACCGCAGCAGAGCGTGCCGAGCACCGGTTTCGCCGGATCTGGCTCGCGAACCAGCCTGCACGCAAAAACCTATGTCATCGACCGCAAGATTCTGGTGATCGGCTCGATGAATCTCGATCCGCGCTCGGCCAATCTGAATACCGAGCAGACGCTGGTCATCCATAGCCCGGTGCTCGCCGAACAGGTCGCGCGGATCTTCGAACGCGCCATCGCGCCCGAAGCGAGCTACCACGTCACACTCGCGGATCCGGCGCAACTCGCCTATCTGCGCTCGATCGGCGCGCCCCTGTCGCCGCTCGTCTGGACCGACGTCGAGGACGGCGCGCGCCGCACCTATATCTTCGATCCCCAAGCGGGCTTTTACCGGAATGCGCTAACGGGTCTATTCTCCCTATTGCCCGTCAACGCAGAACTTTGA
- the fumC gene encoding class II fumarate hydratase: MTEDVRMERDTFGEIAVPNTRLWGAQTQRSLQNFRISSEKQSPELITALAVIKRAAAEVNLGLGVLDESKAKAIMQAADEIIDGKHPEEFPLAVWQTGSGTQTNMNLNEVIANRASELLGGERGEARKVHPNDDVNRGQSSNDVFPTAMHVAAAYAAVKHLLPALKTLRDTLDGKAKAFADIVKIGRTHLQDATPLTLGQEFSGYVAQLDHGIRHVESALPHLYELAQGGTAVGTGLNAHPQFADKVAAAIGKLTGLPFVSAPNKFEVMAGADALVFAHGALKTVAASLNKIANDIRWLASGPRCGLGELSIPENEPGSSIMPGKVNPTQSEALTMLCAQVFGNDVAVNIGGASGNFELNVFRPMIAHNVLQSVRLLADGAHSFNDNCAVGIEPNRERIDTLLNESLMLVTALNPHIGYDKAAQIAKKAHKEGTTLKAAALALGYVTEQQFDEWVRPKDMVGHSAG, encoded by the coding sequence ATGACTGAAGACGTACGAATGGAGCGCGATACGTTCGGTGAAATCGCCGTACCGAACACTCGTCTATGGGGCGCGCAAACCCAGCGCTCGCTGCAGAACTTCCGTATTTCGTCCGAGAAGCAATCGCCCGAACTGATCACCGCGCTGGCCGTCATCAAGCGCGCCGCTGCCGAAGTCAACCTGGGTCTGGGCGTGCTCGACGAGAGCAAGGCGAAGGCGATCATGCAAGCGGCCGATGAGATCATCGACGGCAAGCACCCCGAGGAATTTCCGCTCGCGGTCTGGCAAACCGGCTCTGGAACGCAAACCAACATGAACCTCAACGAGGTGATCGCGAATCGCGCGAGCGAGCTGCTCGGCGGCGAGCGCGGCGAAGCGCGCAAGGTGCATCCGAACGATGACGTGAATCGCGGCCAGTCGTCGAACGACGTGTTTCCGACGGCAATGCACGTGGCCGCCGCCTATGCGGCCGTCAAGCATCTGCTGCCCGCGCTGAAGACGCTGCGCGATACGCTCGACGGCAAGGCGAAAGCCTTTGCCGACATCGTCAAGATCGGCCGCACGCACCTGCAGGACGCCACGCCGCTGACGCTCGGCCAGGAGTTCTCAGGCTACGTCGCGCAACTCGATCACGGCATTCGTCATGTGGAATCGGCGCTGCCGCATCTGTACGAACTCGCGCAGGGCGGCACGGCGGTCGGCACGGGGTTGAACGCGCATCCGCAATTCGCGGACAAGGTGGCGGCCGCGATCGGCAAGCTGACCGGCTTGCCGTTCGTCTCCGCGCCGAACAAATTCGAAGTCATGGCCGGGGCCGACGCGCTGGTGTTCGCGCACGGCGCATTGAAGACAGTGGCGGCGAGCCTGAACAAGATCGCCAACGACATCCGCTGGCTCGCAAGCGGCCCGCGTTGCGGGCTCGGCGAACTGTCGATTCCGGAAAACGAACCGGGCAGCTCGATCATGCCGGGCAAGGTCAATCCGACCCAGTCCGAAGCCTTGACGATGCTGTGCGCGCAAGTGTTCGGCAACGACGTCGCGGTGAATATCGGCGGCGCGAGCGGCAACTTCGAGTTGAACGTGTTCCGACCGATGATCGCGCACAACGTGCTGCAATCGGTCCGTTTGCTCGCCGACGGCGCGCACAGTTTCAACGACAACTGTGCAGTGGGCATCGAGCCGAATCGCGAGCGCATCGATACGCTGCTCAACGAATCGCTGATGCTGGTGACGGCGCTCAATCCGCACATCGGCTACGACAAGGCCGCGCAGATTGCGAAGAAGGCGCACAAGGAAGGCACTACGCTGAAGGCGGCGGCGCTCGCGCTCGGCTATGTCACCGAGCAGCAGTTCGACGAATGGGTACGGCCGAAGGATATGGTCGGGCATTCGGCCGGGTGA
- a CDS encoding acyl-CoA thioesterase: MSTPALAPLDRSETTFRFLAEPSSVNFGGKVHGGALMKWIDETAYACSAVWSGRYCVTVSVGNIRFRRPILVGNLVELRARVVATGRTSMHIHVSVQAGDPKGGELLQTTDCLVVMVAVNENGHPVPVPAFVPETDEQKRLAKYAMDVKEALDAIVELKPEEVAQGKI; this comes from the coding sequence ATGAGCACGCCTGCCTTAGCGCCGCTGGACCGTTCCGAAACCACCTTCCGTTTTCTCGCCGAGCCCAGCTCGGTCAACTTCGGCGGCAAGGTGCATGGCGGCGCGTTGATGAAGTGGATCGACGAGACCGCGTACGCGTGCTCGGCGGTGTGGTCGGGGCGCTACTGCGTGACGGTCAGCGTCGGCAATATCCGCTTTCGCCGGCCGATCCTGGTCGGCAACCTGGTCGAACTGCGCGCGCGGGTCGTGGCGACGGGCCGCACCAGCATGCACATCCACGTGTCGGTGCAGGCCGGCGATCCGAAGGGCGGCGAGCTGCTGCAAACCACGGACTGCCTGGTGGTAATGGTGGCCGTCAACGAGAACGGCCACCCGGTGCCGGTGCCGGCGTTCGTGCCGGAAACGGATGAACAGAAGCGCCTCGCCAAGTACGCGATGGACGTGAAAGAAGCGCTCGACGCGATCGTCGAATTGAAGCCGGAAGAGGTCGCGCAGGGGAAGATTTAA
- a CDS encoding GlxA family transcriptional regulator — protein sequence MATRHIVFAVAPELVLLDACGPLEAFWRAELTMAAGAGSNSEPTGPVAYRATVASIDGGVLQTFPGLPVVTQRLDSLDDQPIDTLIVPGVPIDPHCRLQPELVAWIRRRAPQARRVCSVCTGAFYLAAAGLLDGRRATTHWRDAPHLARRFPNVQVDADPIFIRDVGHGEGAGVVWTSAGVTAGIDLALALIEEDLGHAVAMQAARRLVVFMKRPGGQSQFSAALAAQASAGGPFEALHSWMAAHLRDDLSVERLAERAQMSPRTFARRYVDEVGRTPAKTVSALRLEAAARVLAESRRPLKRIALDCGFGSEQNLRRAFVRRFGVMPLEYRERFESAAAPRRESAAVAAEAN from the coding sequence ATGGCTACGCGTCATATCGTTTTCGCGGTGGCGCCGGAGCTTGTGTTGCTCGATGCGTGCGGACCGCTCGAAGCGTTCTGGCGCGCTGAGTTGACGATGGCGGCTGGGGCTGGCTCAAACAGCGAGCCAACCGGGCCGGTCGCCTATCGCGCGACCGTCGCGTCGATCGACGGCGGCGTGTTGCAAACCTTCCCGGGTCTGCCGGTCGTCACGCAACGGCTTGATTCGCTCGACGACCAGCCGATCGACACGCTGATCGTCCCGGGCGTCCCGATCGACCCACACTGCAGGTTGCAGCCGGAACTCGTCGCGTGGATCAGGCGCCGTGCGCCGCAGGCGCGGCGCGTGTGCTCGGTCTGCACGGGCGCCTTCTATCTGGCGGCGGCGGGCCTGCTCGACGGCCGCCGCGCGACCACCCATTGGCGCGACGCGCCGCATCTCGCGCGCCGTTTTCCCAACGTGCAGGTCGACGCCGATCCGATCTTCATCCGCGACGTGGGCCACGGGGAAGGCGCGGGCGTCGTCTGGACATCGGCGGGGGTGACGGCGGGCATCGATCTGGCGTTGGCGCTGATCGAAGAAGATCTCGGCCATGCGGTCGCGATGCAGGCGGCGCGGCGGCTGGTGGTGTTCATGAAGCGGCCCGGCGGCCAGTCGCAATTCAGCGCGGCACTGGCAGCACAGGCGTCGGCGGGCGGACCGTTCGAGGCGCTGCATAGCTGGATGGCGGCCCATTTGCGCGACGACCTGTCGGTCGAGCGGCTGGCCGAGCGCGCGCAGATGAGTCCGCGGACTTTCGCGCGGCGCTACGTGGACGAGGTCGGCCGCACGCCGGCTAAAACCGTGTCGGCCTTGCGTCTGGAGGCGGCCGCGCGGGTGCTGGCGGAGTCGCGCCGGCCGCTCAAGCGGATTGCGCTCGATTGCGGCTTCGGCAGCGAGCAGAACTTGCGGCGCGCGTTTGTGCGGCGCTTCGGCGTAATGCCGCTCGAGTATCGGGAGCGTTTCGAGTCCGCAGCCGCGCCGCGGCGCGAGTCGGCCGCGGTTGCTGCCGAGGCGAACTGA
- a CDS encoding MFS transporter: protein MPPSAASSTASSTASSIAPPTAPPPASAAVSSLAAGQTGAGHSDPDGRRAARVLAVCQALYTSSVSIDLTLTGLVGYTLADDKALATLPFSLITVAAALTTIFASFLMARIGRRAGFVLGAGVGALGGVVSVWAIFHHSFWAFCAGTATVGVFQAFAQYYRLAAADAVGIEGKSRAISTVLTGGVVAAVCGPLLAAWSKEWLAPVAFAGSYALVTGFGLVSIAMLAFLYRDAAPPASVAVTHEPARPLGEIVQQPIFAAALANNALGYAVMMFVMTATPIAAVACGHTIGDGAAIIQWHLVGMFAPSLFSARLIRRFGVLPVIGAGIALSALCGVLALRSTDLPHFYAALACLGVGWNFMFVGGSTLLAQSYRPSERAKTQATSEFTTFAFSALGSLFAGQLLARFGWATINAAIFPLLGMAALATLGYAWSSKRQLAKGGS from the coding sequence ATGCCGCCGTCCGCTGCTTCTTCCACCGCTTCTTCCACCGCTTCTTCCATCGCTCCTCCCACCGCTCCTCCCCCCGCCTCCGCCGCCGTTTCTTCTCTGGCCGCCGGTCAAACCGGCGCCGGCCATTCCGATCCCGACGGCCGGCGCGCCGCGCGCGTGCTGGCGGTCTGCCAGGCGCTCTACACCTCATCTGTTTCGATCGATCTGACCTTGACCGGTCTGGTCGGCTACACGCTTGCCGACGACAAGGCGCTCGCGACGCTGCCGTTCTCGCTGATTACCGTCGCCGCCGCGCTGACCACGATCTTTGCGTCGTTCCTGATGGCGCGCATCGGCCGGCGCGCGGGCTTCGTGCTCGGCGCGGGTGTCGGCGCGCTGGGCGGGGTGGTGTCCGTCTGGGCGATTTTTCATCACAGTTTCTGGGCGTTCTGCGCCGGCACGGCGACGGTCGGTGTGTTTCAGGCGTTCGCGCAGTATTACCGGCTGGCGGCCGCGGACGCCGTCGGAATCGAAGGCAAAAGCCGCGCGATTTCGACGGTGCTCACCGGCGGCGTGGTGGCGGCCGTCTGCGGGCCGCTTCTCGCCGCGTGGAGCAAGGAGTGGCTCGCGCCGGTCGCGTTCGCGGGCTCCTATGCGCTTGTCACCGGCTTCGGGCTCGTATCGATTGCCATGCTGGCGTTCCTGTATCGCGACGCAGCACCGCCCGCGAGCGTAGCGGTGACTCACGAACCGGCCCGGCCGCTCGGCGAAATCGTCCAGCAGCCGATCTTTGCCGCGGCGCTCGCCAACAATGCGCTCGGCTATGCCGTGATGATGTTCGTGATGACCGCGACGCCGATTGCGGCGGTCGCATGCGGCCACACGATCGGCGACGGCGCGGCGATCATTCAATGGCACCTGGTCGGCATGTTCGCACCGTCGCTGTTTTCCGCGCGGCTGATCCGGCGCTTCGGCGTGCTGCCGGTGATCGGGGCGGGGATCGCGCTGTCGGCGCTGTGCGGTGTGTTGGCGTTGCGCTCGACCGATCTGCCGCACTTCTACGCGGCGCTCGCATGTCTCGGCGTGGGGTGGAATTTCATGTTCGTCGGCGGCTCGACGCTGCTTGCACAATCGTATCGGCCGTCCGAGCGGGCCAAGACGCAGGCAACCAGCGAATTCACGACCTTTGCGTTTTCCGCGCTGGGCTCGCTGTTCGCCGGGCAATTGCTGGCGCGCTTCGGCTGGGCGACGATCAACGCCGCGATCTTTCCGCTGCTCGGGATGGCGGCGTTGGCCACGCTGGGGTATGCATGGTCGAGTAAGCGGCAACTCGCGAAGGGGGGTTCCTGA
- a CDS encoding ArsR/SmtB family transcription factor, with product MPANLADEHNHFPGLSRIGALLADPGRAAMLWALMDGSARPAGELTMIAGLSPSAASAHLARLTDGGLLALEVRGRHRYFRIASPDIAASIEALANVAQVSAPQRAVPRPVRTVPLDMRYARTCYDHMAGELSVRVFERLVERGLLTLHGSSLEATAEGAARFADWGIDLSAQKARRRRFACTCPDWSERRPHLGGALGAALLDSWSAHGWVERTERPRILRITPAGHRHFDAFLAA from the coding sequence ATGCCCGCGAACCTCGCAGACGAGCACAACCATTTCCCAGGCTTGAGCCGTATCGGCGCGCTGCTCGCCGACCCCGGCCGCGCCGCGATGCTGTGGGCGCTGATGGACGGCAGCGCCCGCCCGGCCGGCGAACTGACGATGATCGCCGGACTCTCGCCGTCGGCGGCCAGCGCTCATCTGGCGCGTCTGACCGACGGCGGCTTGCTCGCGCTCGAAGTGCGCGGCCGGCACCGCTATTTCCGGATCGCCTCGCCGGACATCGCCGCGTCCATCGAAGCGCTCGCCAACGTCGCGCAGGTCAGCGCGCCGCAACGGGCCGTGCCGCGTCCGGTGCGCACCGTGCCGCTCGACATGCGCTACGCCCGCACCTGCTACGACCACATGGCGGGCGAACTGTCGGTGCGGGTGTTCGAGCGGCTGGTCGAGCGCGGCCTGCTGACACTGCACGGCTCGTCGCTCGAAGCCACTGCCGAAGGCGCCGCCCGCTTCGCCGATTGGGGCATCGACCTGTCCGCCCAGAAGGCCCGCCGGCGCCGCTTTGCCTGCACCTGTCCCGACTGGAGCGAACGGCGTCCGCACCTGGGTGGAGCGCTCGGCGCCGCGCTGCTCGATTCATGGTCGGCTCATGGCTGGGTCGAGCGCACTGAGCGCCCGCGGATCTTGCGCATCACGCCGGCAGGCCATCGTCATTTCGACGCGTTCCTGGCCGCTTGA